The sequence AAGAAAATATTATTTAGAGAAAAATAACACTCCTTATTTATCAACTCATCCATCACATGATTTGCTGTGATTATTGAATGGAATCCATTGTTCTTTAGCAGAAAACCACTACCCACAGAAATGAAATTTTTATTACTATTATTTTCAGGGACGTAAAAGGCTATTATTGCTTGTTGCCACTTCTCTACTAACTGAGTTATTAAACTAGATGCATGACAATCAGGATAGTCATGCAGAATGTTATTAAATGGATACTGCAAGTAAGATTTGAACATTTTACTTTCCATTATAAAGTCTGCTGTAGATTAATGATCGACATTTCCCTTGGGATCCTACAGAGAAACGAATTAAGGTTAGCATTTTCCAACTTAAACGATTAAGTAAGCAACTGATATCGCGCTTTCTCGTGAACATCATTGAAAAACGCCGACATCCGCTCTGTGTGCAAGGGAACTTGCTGTATCTAAAACTCGTCTTCTTGATGACGAATGTTGTCCTTTAACTTCTACCGGGAGAAAGGGGATATGTTTTATATAGGGTTCAAAATTAGCCCCCATTCCCGGGCAAGACTTCGTTCTCTGAGAAGTACCGATGAACCATTTTTCAGAGCAACCTTCTGTAATGAAGCCCTGAAAGTAATCCTCTGAGCAGAATAAACATGCCTCACTTGTAAACATGTAGGGAAAGCAAATTACGGCAGTAATTCGAGGGCTGTTTCTGTAATCTGCAGTGGCATGCATCAAGTTAGAACAAGCATTGATCAACACCTGCGCACATTGTCGTCAACAATCGCCCCGTTGATTCTGCTGCCAAACGACTATGGGGCGTTCGAATCAGGAGCGGTGGTAATGCCTGCTGATTCAGACGTTCCGCAACATGTTGATCAAAAAATTCGGCGTTCAAAGACGGGAAGTTCTGCACTATTTATTCCTCCAGTTGCATTTTTGGTGTAAAACGAAACAAATATGATTTAGCATATATGTAATTCACGCGTATCGAGGCCCAAAATGCTACAGCCTGTTCAGCTTTTTAAAATCCTTTCCGATGACACCCGACTATCAATTATTCTTCTGCTTAAAGAGGCCGGAGAAATGTGTGTCTGCGATATCTGTGCTGCAACCTCAGAGTCTCAGCCTAAAATTTCGAGACATATGGCTATATTAAGAGATGCAGGTCTGGTTCTTGATCGTCGCGAAGGAAAATGGGTCCATTATCGACTGTCACCACATATGCCAGCTTGGGCTGCTGAAATCATTGGTACTGCATGGCAATGTATGCGTGAAGAAGTACGCGTGTGGCTGAAAAATTCAGTTACCGCCTCATGCTGAAATCGATAACATATTCGATTATTCATATACATTGGAGTCTCAAATGTTATTGGCAGGGATAATTTTTTTACTGACACTCATCCTCGTTATCTGGCAACCCAGAGGGCTGAGTATCGGATGGAGTGCTGTAATAGGCGCAACTCTGGCTCTGCTAAGCGGAGTTATACATATCAATGATATTCCGGTGGTCTGGAACATTGTTTGGAATGCTACCGCAACCTTTATCGCGGTGATTATTATTAGCCTGTTGCTGGATGAATCAGGATTTTTTGAATGGGCGGCATTGCACGTATCCCGCTGGGGAAAAGGGCGCGGGCGTCTTTTGTTTACCTGGATTGTTCTACTTGGTGCTGTTGTCGCCACACTCTTTGCTAATGATGGCGCTGCGCTTATTTTGACTCCAATAGTTATTGCCATGCTTCTGGCTTTGGGGTTCAGCAAAAGCACCACCTTGGCTTTTGTAATGGCTGCGGGATTTATTGCTGATACTGCCAGCCTGCCGCTAATTGTTTCTAATCTGGTCAATATCGTTTCGGCTGATTATTTCAAGCTCGGTTTTACTCAATATGCCTCTGTTATGGTTCCTGTAGACATCGCTGCGATTATCGCGACGCTCATCATGCTCCACTTGTTCTTTCGTAAAGATATTCCCGATACCTACGATGTTTCTCTTTTGGAAGAGCCAGCCAGCGCGATTAAAGACCTGCTGACATTTAGAACGGGCTGGTTTGTTCTTGTCCTCCTACTGGTCGGTTTTTTTGTCCTTGAACCTTTAGGTGTACCCGTCAGCGCCATTGCAGCTGTGGGGGCGATAATTTTGTTTGTAGTGGCTAAAAAAGGTCATGTCATAAACACGGGCAAAGTACTGAGCAATGCGCCATGGCAAATTGTGATTTTTTCACTGGGCATGTATCTCGTGGTTTATGGTTTGCGTAACGCCGGATTAACACAATATCTCTCCCGTATTCTGGATATGCTCGCGGAAAACGGACTCTTGGCCAGCACCTTCGGGACTGGCTTTTTAAGTGCGTTCTTGTCATCCATCATGAATAACATGCCAACGGTGTTGATTGGTGCATTGTCCATCGATGGCAGTACGGCATCAGGGGTAGTTAAAGAGGCGATGATTTATGCCAACGTGATAGGTAGTGATCTGGGGCCTAAAATCACGCCCATTGGCAGTCTGGCGACCTTACTTTGGTTGCATGTACTTTCTCAGAAAAATATGAAGATCACCTGGGGATATTATTTTCGAACCGGGGTCATAATGACTTTACCCGTGCTGTTTGTCACTCTGGCCGCCTTGGCATTGCGGCTCTCTTTTACGCTGTAGGGAAATACCAATATGAGCAACATTACCATTTATCACAATCCGGCCTGCGGAACCTCCCGTAATACGCTGGAGATGATCCGCAACAGCGGCGCAGAGCCGACAATTGTCTATTATCTCGATACACCACCGTCACGCGAGGAGCTGATAAAGCTCATTATTGATATGGGTCTCTCTGTGCATGAGCTGCTGCGTAAAAACGTGGAACCTTACGAATTACTTGGGCTTGCAGAAATGCACTTTGCTGACGATCAGCTCATTGATTTTATGTTGCAATATCCAATCTTAATTAATCGGCCAATTGTCGTTACCCCGTTGGGAACCCGTTTATGTCGGCCTTCAGAACTTGTATTGGACATTCTTCCTGAACCACAACAAGGGGAATTTACTAAAGAAGATGGCGAAAAAATTATTAATAAAGCAGGCAAAAAGATTAAACCATAAGCATCTTCAAAGCCTACTGGATTAGCGCGGTTGAAGTGACAGCGTCTTCGACTTTGATTTTAAAATTCAATGTCATTCTTCGGCTATTTTCTTACTTCATTGGCTATTTTGGTTCAGCACCCATTCAAGCAAGCTCATCTTTTGCTCGTTGGGCAACCGCTTAATTACCCCAGGGCTCAGGCCAGTATAACTTTTTATCGCGCGCGTGAAGGTCTGTTGGGATTCATACCCGTACTGAAGGGCGATGATGATAACCGTTTCATTCCCCTTGATTAATTCAAACACAGCCTTGCCCAACCTGATATTTTTGATGTATCTGCCCAGCGTAATACCTGTCCGTTGTTTAAAGATTCTCTGCATATGCCAGTGAGAAAAACCTGCGCGTTCGGCTACGATAGCGGTTGTGATAGTTTTGTCGTGTTGTTGCGCTATCCATCTGATCAGTTCATCAATAATGTCCTGATGGTAATCATGTACTGATGACATGTGTCTCCCATTACTGAGGGCGTATCATGCGATACGCCCTCGCTCAAATTAAGCTATTTTACGGGTGAATTTTTCTACCACTTTCATGACCGAGAAGTAGAAAACAGGGACAAAGAAGATGGCCAGTATCGTTCCGCTGACCATCCCCCCAAACACACCGGTGCCGATGGCGTGCTGTGTTTCTGCGCTGGCTCCGCTGGCAATCACCAAGGGTATTACGCCAAGGGTGAATGCCAGAGAGGTCATCAAAATAGGCCGCAGACGCATACGCGCAGCTTCCAGTGTGGACTCGAGCAAACCTTTGCCGCCCTCGTGCATCTGTTTGGCGAACTCCACTATGAGGATCGCGTTCTTTGCCGACAGGCCAATGATAGTAATCATTCCGACCTTAAAGAAGACATCGTTCGGCATATCTCGCATCACCACAGCCAGCACTGCGCCTAACAGGCCTAACGGCACAACCATCAGGACTGACAGTGGAACGGCCCAGCTTTCATAAAGTGCCGCCAGCACCAAGAAAACGACTAGCATTGACAGGACCATTAACATTGGCGCTTCTGAAGCAGACTGCTGCTCCTGCAGTGACAGCCCCGTCCACTCAACAGCAAATCCTTCTGGCAGTTGTTCTGCCAGTCGTTCCATCTCTTTTATTGCATCCCCGCTCGAATAGCCCTCCGTTGCACTGCCGGTTATCTTAATAGCCTGGTAGCCTTTATAACGGACTAGTTGCAGCGGCGAGTTTTCCCATTTAGCTTGGACAAACTCGGAAAGCGGAACCATCCCGCCACTGCTATTACGGACATACAGTTTGAGAATGTCCTCCGGCTGCATACGGTACGGGGCATCTGCCTGAATAATGACTTGCTGCATACGGTCGGCGTTAGGAAAATCATTGACGTATAGTGAGCCTACCGCCCCGGATAACGTTTGGCTGATTTCATTAAACGCCACGCCTAACGCGAAGGCTTTCTGCCGGTCAACCTGCAGGTTAATCACCTGTCCATCAGGCAAACCGTCCACGTAAACGCCCTGAACAACTTTGCTGTCTGCCGCCAGCTTCAGCAGTTTATTTTGCGCCTCTTTGAGGGCGGCATACCCTTTACCCGCGCGATCTTCCAGGCGCATGGCAAAGCCGGAAGAGTTACCCAGTTCATCAATCGCTGGAGGCATCAAGCTGTAGATTTCAGCCTCAGGATGCCCATATAAAACCTCCTGCACGTGACTGGATTCTGTTGCCGCGGTGGCACCGTTACGTTCGCCCCAGTCTTTTAGCGTAGTAAACGCCAGTGCTGAGTTAGGCCCTGATCCGGAGAAACTGAAACCCATGATTGACAGGTTGGTTTCAACCCCTTCCCTACCCAGCACCGTATCTTCAAATTCTTTCACCATACCTAAAGTACGCTCCGATGTAGCATCAGAAGGCAGTTGAATAGAGGTCAGGAAGTAACCCTGGTCTTCTTCCGGAAGAAAAGAGGACGGGACGCTTCTCATCGTGAAGAACAGAAGAAGGCATAGCGCTGCGTAGACAGCGAGTGAACCTCCGACGCGTTTCAGCATTTTGGCCACGCCGTTTTCATAGCGGTCAGTCATGGCCGCGAATTTGCGGTTAAACCAGCCGAAAAAGCCTCGCTTCTCATGGGCATTTTTATCAATCGGTTTCAGGAGCGTGCCGCACAATGCAGGTGTCAGGCTAAGTGCCAGGAAAGCTGATATGAGTATCGAGACAGCCATCGACAGCGTGAACTGTCGGTATATTGCCCCAACCGAGCCTGTTGCCATCGCCATTGGGATAAACACGGCACTGAGCACCAGCGTGATGCCGATGACCGCGCCGGTTATCTCCTTCATCGCTTTTTGCGTGGCTTCTTTTGGCCCCAGCCCTTCTTCGGCCATAATGCGCTCTACGTTTTCCACGACTACGATGGCATCATCCACGATGATCCCTATCGCCAAAACCATACCGAACATAGTCAGCACGTTAATAGAAAAACCCGACATCAGCATGACCGTGAAAGTGCCCAGCAACGCAATGGGTGCCACGATGGCGGGGATAAAGGTGTACCTGACATTTTGTAAGAACAGATACATCACCAGGAAAACCAGCACCATCGCTTCGATAAAGGTATGAACTACCTTCTCGATGGAGATTTTTACAAAGGGTGTCGTATCAAATGGAATGGTGTATTGCATACCCTGAGGCATTGACTTACTCAGATCCTCAAGACGCAGCTTGATCTGCTCCGCGGTCCTGACTGCATTCGATCCTGGAGCAAGCTGAATTGCCGCGCCGGTAGAAGTCTGCCCATTTTCCCTCGTTGAAAAGGTATAACTTTGTGGTCCAAGCTCTAGGCGAGCAACATCAGAAAGTACCACCCGCGAACCATCCCGGTTAGATCGTAGCGTGATATTGCCAAATTCCTCAGGCGAACTGAGCTGGCCTTTAACCAGTAAAGGGTAAGTGACCTGCTGACCTGGTACGGCGGGAGAATCACCGGTTCGGCCAGGTGATATCTGGGCATTCTCTGCCATTATCGCCTGACTGATATCGCTCACCGTCAGGCTATACTGATTGAGCTTGACCGGGTCGATCCACACGCGCATGGCTTTTTCCGCCCCAAATAACTGGACACGACCCACACCTTCCACTCGGCGTAATTCTTCAATCATGTTGCGGGACAGATAATCGCTTAAATCGTGACTCGACATCTCTCCCTGCGTCGAGGAAAGCCCAATAATCATCAGGAAGCCTGAGGATGCCGCTTCAACATTGAGGCCATTTTGTCGTACAACCTGAGGCAGTCTTGGTTCCACTATTTTAATACGGTTTTGAACGTCTACCTGAGCCAGATCGGGGTTGGTTCCGGGCTTAAAGGTGACCGTAATTGTTGCCTGTCCAGTGGTGTCACTGGAGGATTCAAAGTAGATCAAGTTTTTAACTGAAGACAGCTCACGTTCAATCAGCGCAACGACGTTGTTATTCATCATCTCGGGTGTTGAACCCGGATAATTGGCGTATATACTGACGCTTGGCGGTGCCACGGAGGGATAGCGAGCTATAGGCAATTTAGGAATAGCGATAATCCCGAATAGCACGATAAACACGGCAATAACCCAAGCGAAAACCGGGCGATTAATAAAAAATTGAGGCATAGTTAATCCTGATTAAAATGAGAATGCGGTTACTGGTGGGCACCTTGTGCCAGTTGCAGTGGGAGCCCCTCCTGTAACCTGCCCATGCCTTTGATAACTAATTGGTCACCTGCCTTAAGGCCGTTTGTAATGAAGAACTTAGAACCAATGGCTTCGCCCAGCTCAACCTCAACCGCTTTTGCCTTACCCATCTCGTTGAGCCAGACATATGTCTTATCACCTTCACGCACCACCGTTTCACGAGGAACCAACAAACCGTTTTTTTCCAGTAGGCGCGAGATTTTCGCCTGAACATACATGCCCGGAAGTAACGTTCTATCGGGGTTATCAACCAGCAGCCGCATCACAACATCCCCTGTGCCGGCATCAACGCTGACGCCGGTGAACAGTATCTGTGCCTTGTTACCGTAAGGTGTCCCATCGGCAGAGATAATGGCTGCTGTAGCTGTATTTTCACGACTGGCTAAGGTGCCCGCAGCGGCGCGTAACGCGTTCATCTGGGCGGCTGGCTGTCGAACATCAACATAGACTTTGTCTATCTGTTGAACCGTCGCAAGGGGCTGGCTGTCGTTGGCATTGACCAGCGCACCTTCGGTAATGAAGTTCTGGTCAACCCGCCCACTAATGGGGGATTTCACCGTTGAATAAGACAGGTCCAATTGTCGGCGTTCAAGCATCGAACGGGCCTCTGAGATAGCCGCTTTTGCCTGATCAGCAGCAGAAAGCGCCTCCTCATAATCCTGGTCGCTGACCGCGCCTGAATGTCTTATCTTCGCAAGACGGTTAGCTTTAGCCTGCAACTGTCGGTAGCTGGCCTGCACTTTTTGCAATGAAGCTGCAGCACTGTTTACGTCAGCCTTAAACGGTGCGGGATCAATCTGGAATAACGCCTGACCCGGTGTCAATTCACTTCCCTGGCTAAACTTCATTTCAGTGACGATACCGCTTACCTGAGGTCTGATCTGTGCAATACGGTAAGCCGCCACGCGCCCCGGAAAAGTGTGTTCTTGGGATACGGGTTCTGTGATTAGCGTCATCACATTCACGGTGGCTGGCAT comes from Yersinia canariae and encodes:
- a CDS encoding DUF3916 domain-containing protein, yielding MHATADYRNSPRITAVICFPYMFTSEACLFCSEDYFQGFITEGCSEKWFIGTSQRTKSCPGMGANFEPYIKHIPFLPVEVKGQHSSSRRRVLDTASSLAHRADVGVFQ
- a CDS encoding metalloregulator ArsR/SmtB family transcription factor, whose protein sequence is MLQPVQLFKILSDDTRLSIILLLKEAGEMCVCDICAATSESQPKISRHMAILRDAGLVLDRREGKWVHYRLSPHMPAWAAEIIGTAWQCMREEVRVWLKNSVTASC
- a CDS encoding arsenic transporter, with the protein product MLLAGIIFLLTLILVIWQPRGLSIGWSAVIGATLALLSGVIHINDIPVVWNIVWNATATFIAVIIISLLLDESGFFEWAALHVSRWGKGRGRLLFTWIVLLGAVVATLFANDGAALILTPIVIAMLLALGFSKSTTLAFVMAAGFIADTASLPLIVSNLVNIVSADYFKLGFTQYASVMVPVDIAAIIATLIMLHLFFRKDIPDTYDVSLLEEPASAIKDLLTFRTGWFVLVLLLVGFFVLEPLGVPVSAIAAVGAIILFVVAKKGHVINTGKVLSNAPWQIVIFSLGMYLVVYGLRNAGLTQYLSRILDMLAENGLLASTFGTGFLSAFLSSIMNNMPTVLIGALSIDGSTASGVVKEAMIYANVIGSDLGPKITPIGSLATLLWLHVLSQKNMKITWGYYFRTGVIMTLPVLFVTLAALALRLSFTL
- the arsC gene encoding glutaredoxin-dependent arsenate reductase; this translates as MSNITIYHNPACGTSRNTLEMIRNSGAEPTIVYYLDTPPSREELIKLIIDMGLSVHELLRKNVEPYELLGLAEMHFADDQLIDFMLQYPILINRPIVVTPLGTRLCRPSELVLDILPEPQQGEFTKEDGEKIINKAGKKIKP
- a CDS encoding helix-turn-helix transcriptional regulator, with amino-acid sequence MSSVHDYHQDIIDELIRWIAQQHDKTITTAIVAERAGFSHWHMQRIFKQRTGITLGRYIKNIRLGKAVFELIKGNETVIIIALQYGYESQQTFTRAIKSYTGLSPGVIKRLPNEQKMSLLEWVLNQNSQ
- a CDS encoding efflux RND transporter permease subunit; protein product: MPQFFINRPVFAWVIAVFIVLFGIIAIPKLPIARYPSVAPPSVSIYANYPGSTPEMMNNNVVALIERELSSVKNLIYFESSSDTTGQATITVTFKPGTNPDLAQVDVQNRIKIVEPRLPQVVRQNGLNVEAASSGFLMIIGLSSTQGEMSSHDLSDYLSRNMIEELRRVEGVGRVQLFGAEKAMRVWIDPVKLNQYSLTVSDISQAIMAENAQISPGRTGDSPAVPGQQVTYPLLVKGQLSSPEEFGNITLRSNRDGSRVVLSDVARLELGPQSYTFSTRENGQTSTGAAIQLAPGSNAVRTAEQIKLRLEDLSKSMPQGMQYTIPFDTTPFVKISIEKVVHTFIEAMVLVFLVMYLFLQNVRYTFIPAIVAPIALLGTFTVMLMSGFSINVLTMFGMVLAIGIIVDDAIVVVENVERIMAEEGLGPKEATQKAMKEITGAVIGITLVLSAVFIPMAMATGSVGAIYRQFTLSMAVSILISAFLALSLTPALCGTLLKPIDKNAHEKRGFFGWFNRKFAAMTDRYENGVAKMLKRVGGSLAVYAALCLLLFFTMRSVPSSFLPEEDQGYFLTSIQLPSDATSERTLGMVKEFEDTVLGREGVETNLSIMGFSFSGSGPNSALAFTTLKDWGERNGATAATESSHVQEVLYGHPEAEIYSLMPPAIDELGNSSGFAMRLEDRAGKGYAALKEAQNKLLKLAADSKVVQGVYVDGLPDGQVINLQVDRQKAFALGVAFNEISQTLSGAVGSLYVNDFPNADRMQQVIIQADAPYRMQPEDILKLYVRNSSGGMVPLSEFVQAKWENSPLQLVRYKGYQAIKITGSATEGYSSGDAIKEMERLAEQLPEGFAVEWTGLSLQEQQSASEAPMLMVLSMLVVFLVLAALYESWAVPLSVLMVVPLGLLGAVLAVVMRDMPNDVFFKVGMITIIGLSAKNAILIVEFAKQMHEGGKGLLESTLEAARMRLRPILMTSLAFTLGVIPLVIASGASAETQHAIGTGVFGGMVSGTILAIFFVPVFYFSVMKVVEKFTRKIA
- a CDS encoding efflux RND transporter periplasmic adaptor subunit, whose protein sequence is MMLNRTTKISVLSLFWLLSACDSGSEIATQTQEMPATVNVMTLITEPVSQEHTFPGRVAAYRIAQIRPQVSGIVTEMKFSQGSELTPGQALFQIDPAPFKADVNSAAASLQKVQASYRQLQAKANRLAKIRHSGAVSDQDYEEALSAADQAKAAISEARSMLERRQLDLSYSTVKSPISGRVDQNFITEGALVNANDSQPLATVQQIDKVYVDVRQPAAQMNALRAAAGTLASRENTATAAIISADGTPYGNKAQILFTGVSVDAGTGDVVMRLLVDNPDRTLLPGMYVQAKISRLLEKNGLLVPRETVVREGDKTYVWLNEMGKAKAVEVELGEAIGSKFFITNGLKAGDQLVIKGMGRLQEGLPLQLAQGAHQ